In Campylobacter porcelli, the sequence AAAAATTTTAAATAAGTGTTACAAAAAGTAATAAAATTTCACATTATGAAGAGTTAATTCTTAAAAAATTATGCTAAAAATTGTTGATTTTTATTTAAAATTTAACCATATAATTATTATCAATTTTATATAAGGATATATCACAATGAAAAAGATAGCCATAACATCGGTTTTAAGCTCTAGTTTGCTATTTGGTGCTTTAAGCGAGTCTGAAATTTTAGAGATTGTCAAAGGCGGCAATAGCAATTTAAAATACTCTATTGAATCACGCAAAAATCTACCAAATACAAATTACGAAGAGATCAAAATTAAAATGAGCGATGGAAAAAATAGCGTTTATACGGCACTTTATAGCGATGGAAAATATATTTTTCCTGATATTATAGATGTCAAAAATAGGTTTAGTTATCTGGCAAATTTTGAAAACGAACAAAATAAAATCGCTCTAAAAGAGGCTAGCAAATCTCTTGGAAAAGTGATAAAATCACTGCCAAAAGATAGCATTATCACTCTTGGAAATGATAAAGATAAAGAAGTTAAATATCTATTTACCGATCCTGATTGTCCATATTGTCGTCAAGATTTAGAATTAATAGAAAATAAACTTAAAAACTCAAATTTAAAAGTTATTCTAGCACCGGTAGCATCGCATGGGATACCAGCTATTAAAAAATCAATCGCTATCTTAGATGAAGTTAAAGATGCTAAAGATGACGCAAGCAAGATCGCAATATTAAGAAAATACTTCTTGCCTGATGCAAAAGAGCCACAAAATATCAGCGATAAAAGGGTGAGCCAATTTAAATCTCAAGTAGATAAAATTTATGCTACTGGTGCTGTGCGTGGCGTGCCTACGCTAATAGATGAAAAAGATTTAGGGCTATAAATCAAAAATTTATATAAAAGAAAGAAAATGAAAAATCTAGCCATAATTACCGCACGAGGCGGCTCAAAGCGAATTCCACGCAAGAATATTAAGGAATTTATGGGTAAGCCAATGATAGCTTATGCCATAGATGCTTGTATAAAAGCAAATATCTTCGATGAGATTATGGTCTCAACAGATGATGATGAGATAGCAAGTATAGCCAAAAATCTTGGTGCTAAAGTGCCATTTATGAGATCGATTAAAAACTCAGATGATTACGCCACTACAAATGATGTCTTAATAGAGGTGGTTGATAAGTATAGGAGTCTTGGCAAAAATCCAAGCGTGATATGCTGCGTCTATCCTTGTGTGCCATTTTTAAATGGGGATATTTTGCGTGATGCGTATGATAAATTTATATCTAGCGGTGCTGATGGGCTTACTCCAGTGGTTAAATTTAGCTTTCCTATCCAAAGGGCATTTAGAATTGTAGATGGCTTTTTACGCTATAATGAGCCACAAAATGCTTTAAAAAGAAGTCAGGATTTAGAGCCTATGTATCACGATGCGGGTATGTTTTATTTCCATAAAACTTCAAATATTAATAGCGATAATATCATGCCATACATAATAGATGAATCCCTAGCTCAAGATATTGATACAATGGAGGATTGGAATATGGCACAAATCAAATTTAAGGTTAAAAATGAGTTATAAAATCGGCTTAAAACTTTGGAGTTTAAATGAGAATTATATATCACCAGCCAAAGAGCTATTTGAGCGTGGAGTATATGATTATATCGAGCTTTACGCTGTGCCAAATAGCCTTGATATGATAGCAAAGTGGAAGAGCCTAGCTAGGAATTGTGGGGTTAAATTTGCCATTCACGCTCCGCATTTTAGTAGTGGGCTTGATTTTTCTAATCCTAATAAGCTTAATTATAATTTAAATTTATGCGAAGAGGTCAAGATATATAGTAATGAGCTTGAAGCCCTATATACGATATTTCATCCAGGTATTGGTGGAGAGCTTTTAGAGAGTATAAGGCAGATGAAAATGATAAAAGATCTCAAATTTGCTATAGAAAATAAACCATATATCGTGCCAATGGAGGGTGGAACTGCCTTTTGCGTTGGGGCGGATTTTGATAGTATTAAGCGTATTTTAGATGAAGTTGGGTGTGATTTTTGTCTTGATGCGGGACATGCGCTTTGTAGTGCGAATTTTCAAGGGTTAAATCCATATGATTATATCGCTAAATTAAACGAGCTAAAGCCTAGAATTTATCATATTAGCGATAATGATGTGAAGTCTAAATTTGATGCTCATTTGCATTTTGGAGATGGAAATATCGAGCTTGATAGGGTTTTATCTCTTTTGGTTGGTGGGGAGTTTTTAGCCATTGAGACAATCAAAGATAGTAAAGAGAATTTAGATGATTTCATCAAAGATTCAAACTATTTAAAAAATATTATTGCGAATTTTAATGACAAGGCGTTATAGCAATGATACAAAGTAGTATAATTACGATAAATACAATTCTTAAATATATAATATCTCCTTTTATGGAGAAATTATACAAAAGTTTGAATTTGATTTAAAATATCTATTCAAACCATAATGTCGCTCCATCTTTTAAAGTCCATACTCATATGTGTTGCTCTGCTTGTAAAAGGCTCATAAGATTTTAAATACTCCTTGGTTAATTTCATATTATCAAAATTTATTAAAATAATCCGCTCTTTATAATTTTTATTATATTAAAAGTTGCTAGAGATGCGATTAAATAGTGATTTGGTAGCTATTAAGCAATGATATTAAATTTAGAAGTAGTAAATATTTGATAATAATTATTAAATAATTAAAGAAAATTTTTAATATTTTTTATATATCTTATCGCTTAAATCTCCTATTTTTATAATATTAATTTAAAGTTATTTTGAGTATAATTATCAAAAAAATTGGAGATTTAAATGGAATTTTTAAAAGAGTATATAGATCATATAATATTTGCCACGCTTGGGATTATGGCTTTTGTGGCGTGTTGGTGTGTTATTGAGAGAGTTTTGTTTTTAAAAAGAGTTGATATAGATAATTATCAAAATCAAACCGAGCTAGATAACGCCCTAAGCTACAATCTCACTACTCTATATATAATCTACTCAAATGCCCCATATGTCGGACTTTTAGGCACCGTTATTGGGATTATGATTAGCTTTTATGATATGAGCATTTCAGCTACTATTGATGTTAAAAGTGTGGTTTTGGGTCTTTCGTTAGCGCTTAAAGCAACTGCGCTTGGACTATTAGTAGCAATTCCTAGCTTGATAGCTTATAACTATCTTTTGCGAGGTGTGAATTTGATATCTAGCAAATATCAAAATAGGATAGAATCTTGATTAAATTACCTAAAAACGAAGGGCTAAATATCATCCCATTTATCGATATTATCTTAGTTGTCTTAGCGATGGTTTTAAGCATCTCAACCTTTATCGCAAGTGGTAAAATCAAAGTAGATTTGCCAAGTGCTAGCTCTGCTAAACCGCTTGAGTCTAAGGAGAAATTAACCATCATAATAGACCAAGATGATAAATTTTATATTGATGATACGCAAATTAGCATTGATGAACTAAGCAATAAAATATCAATCACGCCAAAGGATACAATAGTAGAGCTAAAAAGCGATAAAGAGGCGAAATTTGATAGTTTTGTCAAAGTCATAGATATATTAAAATTAAATCATCACGAAAATTTCGCTATCATCACAGAAAGAGCGCAATAATGAGATATATCTTAAATTCAACCAAAACACAATCATTTTGTCTAACTACTATACTGTTTTTGCCGTTTCTTTGGCTTGGGTTAAATCTATTAAAGCCCATTACTCCATCTATTAGCAATGATAATAGCATATCTTTAAGCCAGATTATCCAAGCCCCATCCAAACAAGCCAGTCCCGCCCCAACTCACAATATCAAGCCTATAATAGAGCCAATTACTAAGCCACTTGAAGCAATCAAAAAGCCACCAATAAAAAAGCCAAGACACAGACCAAAACAAGCTATAAAACCAGCTACACAGCCAATACCAGAGCAAGTAGCACAGATGGCTACGACAAGTGCTAACTCTCAAGCCCCTTTGGCTCAAGTTAATTCAGCCGAGCAAATAGAGAGCTTTAATATCTCAAATTCAACCAATCATCCATTCTTAGCTGCGATAAAATCGGCAATTGATAAAGAGCATAGATATCCTAGAATGGCTAGAAAATTAAGACAGCAAGGCGAAGTTGTGGTGAAATTCACATGGACTAAGGATATGAAGCTTAAATTTCTTAAAATTATAAAAGGCTCACCATATGAGATATTAAACGACGCCGCATTAACCACTATTTTAGATGCGTCAAAGCACTTTCCAAAATATGATAAAACCATAGAAATTCAAATTCCATTAGTCTATAAAATATCATAAATTCACCCCTAAACTCCCATCCAAATAGCCAAAAATCAAAATACTATTTAAATTTGGTATTATTTTGGCTTACAAGCTATAATTTTGGATTTTTTGGATAAAATCTATAAAATTAAATTTGGAGTTGATATGAATCCATTTGTTATAGCTGAAATGTCAGCAAACCACTGCGGTGATAAGAATTTAGCCTTTAAAATCATAAAAGCCGCTAAAGATGCAGGTGCCGATGCTATCAAAGTTCAAACCTACACCGCCGATACCATCACGATTGATTCTAGGGATGAGATTTTCATGACTAGAGATGATGAGCTTTGGGCTGGGCAGAGCCTGTATGAGCTTTATCAAAAGGCCTATACCCCTTGGGAGTGGCAAGGCGAGCTTAAGGCTTATGCTGATGAGATTGGGATTGAGTTTTTTAGCACTCCATTTGATTTTAGTGCTGTTGATTTTTTAGAAAGTATCAATGTAAGTAGGTATAAAATAGCCTCATTTGAAGCGATGGATTATCCGCTTATTCGCTACGCAGCAAAGCATAAAAAGCCTATGATTATCTCAACTGGGGTATCTGAAATTGAAGAAATTTATGAGGCAATTGAAGCTTGTAAAAGTGTCGGAAACAATGATATAACCATTCTTAAATGCACTTCTGATTATCCAGCTAAGATAGAGGATATGAATATTGCCACCATAGCTGATATGGTAGCTAGATTTAGCCCACTTGGCGTTAAAGTTGGTCTAAGCGATCACTCAATGAGCCTAGAGGTGCCAATTTGCGCTGTTGCCCTTGGGGCTAGTGTGATAGAGAAGCACTTCACACTTGATAGAGCCTTAGGCGGTGAAGATAGCGGATTTTCTCTTAATTATGATGAGTTTAGCGCCATGGCAAAAGCAGTCAAAAATGCCTATAAGGCTCTAGGCAAGGTAGATTATAGCTTTGATGAGAAAAATCGCAAATATGCTAGATCGCTTTTTGTAACAAAAGATATTAAAAAAGGGGAAATTTTAACCCCACAAAATATACGCTCCATTCGCCCAGCTCAAGGCTTACACCCTAAATATTATGATGAAGTAATAGGCAAAAGAGCCACAAAAGATCTTAAATTTGCCAAGCCTTTAGAATTTAGCGATTTTGAGTAAAACTATGCAAAAAGTATATATAATAGCTGAAGCAGGGGTAAATCACAATGGCAGTTTAGATATCGCTAAAGCCTTGATAGATGAGGCTTACAGGGCTGGAGCAGATGCGGTGAAATTTCAAACTTTTAAGGCTGAGAATTTAGCTAGTAAAACGGCTTTAAAAGCTAGTTATCAAAAGCAAACTACAAATGCCAACCAAAGTCAATATGATATGCTAAAAGCCCTTGAGCTAAGCTATGATGACCATGTTGAGCTAATCTCACACGCTAAAAGCCTTGGGATTGACTTTTTATCTACGGCTTTTGATATAGACTCAGCTAATATGCTCTATGAGCTTGGGATTAAGAGTTTTAAAATTCCAAGTGGGGAGATTACAAATTTACCCCTACTTCGCACCATAGCTAAATTTCAAAAACCGATAATTCTCTCAACTGGTATGGCGACAATGAGTGAAATAGGCGATGCTTTAAGCATTCTTACGCAATATACAAAGCTAGAAAATATCACGATTTTACACGCCAATACGCAGTATCCAACCCCATTTTGTGATGTGAATTTAAAAGCGATGAATAGCATTGGGGCGGAATTTGGGGTTAAATTTGGCTATAGCGATCACACTTTGGGGATTTATGTGCCTATTGGGGCTGTTGCCCTTGGCGCTAGCGTGATAGAGAAGCACTTCACACTTGATAAAACTCAAAATGGCCCAGATCACAAAGCTAGTTCAGAGCCAAATGAGCTAAAAATGATGGTAGATGGGATTAGGGCTATGGAGGCCTCTTTAGGCGATGGTATCAAGCGTCCAAGCCCAAGCGAGATTGAAAATATCAATATCGTTAGAAAATCCATAGTAGCAAAGCGTGATATTATTAAGGGGGAAATTTTAAATGAGCAAAATATCACCACCAAAAGAAGCCTTCTAATTGGCATAAGTCCGATGAAATGGGATAAAGTCATAGGGCAAATAGCTAAAAAAGATTATAAAAAAGATGAGATAATATGAGAAAAATTTGTGTAATTACAGGCTCTAGGGCTGAGTATGGGCTATTATATTGGCTTATTAGTGAGCTTAGCATTAGTGATAGTCTAAGACTTCAGCTAGTAGTTACAGGTAGCCATCTAAGAAGCGAATATGGCAATACATATTTAGAAATTCAAAATGAGTTTAATATCGATAAAAAAGTAGATATATTAAATTTCTCCAATGACGCTCTTGGCGTGTGTAAATCAATGGGTGAAGCTATTAGCAAAATTGGCAAAGCCTTAAGTGAGCTTAGCCCTGATATTGTGGTTGTTTTGGGTGATAGATATGAGATATTTTGTGCTGCGGCGGCTGCTTTGGTACTTGGAATTCCTATAGCTCATATTCATGGTGGTGAGCTAAGTGCTGGAGCGATAGATGAAGCGTTTAGACATAGCATTACTAAGATGGCAAATATCCATTTTACCGCAACCAAAGAGTATGCTAAAAGGGTGGCTCAGCTAGGAGAGGATCCTAAATTTATATTTAATGTCGGTGGAATGGGGATTGAAAATATCAAAAGATTAAAGCTTTTAAGCAAAAGAAAATTTCAAGACTCAATCAAATTTAAATTAAATAAGAAAAATATCTTAGTTACATACCATCCACTCACTACAAAAAAGGATAGTCAAGATGACTTTAAAGAGATTTTAAAAGCCCTAAGTGAGCTAAAAGATACAAATATCATCTTTACCAAAGCCAATAGCGATGCTGGTGGAATGGCTATAAATAAAATGATAGATGAGTATGTCAAATCCCACCCAAACTCCATCGCCTTTGCCTCTTTGGGTAGCTTAAGGTATTTAAGTGCTTTAAAATATGTAGATATAATCTTAGGCAATAGCTCAAGCGGTCTTTTAGAAGCCCCAAGCTTAGGGGTTGCTACTATAAATGTAGGCTCTAGGCAAGATGGTAGATTAAAGGCTTTAAGCGTCATCGATACTAAGCCGATTAAATCTCAAATTTTAAAAGCGATAAAACTAGCCTACACTTCAAAATTTCAAAAAATAGTCCAAAAAAAGCAAAATCCATATGGCAACTCAAAACCTAGCAAAGCCATAATAAAGGTGCTAAAAAATATAAATTTAAAAGGCATAACAGTAAAAAAATTTAAGGATATAGTATGAGAGATTGGGGGGGGTATTGCCCTATGAGCAAAAAGGGTATATTATGGATATAAACTCTATAAAACTAAGCCCAAATAGCACGATCAAAGAGGCATTAAAGATAATAAACAATGGTGCTTTACAAATGGCTTTGGTCGTAGATGAAAATGGAGCGCTCCTAGGCACGATAAGCGATGGAGATATCAGGCGTGGACTACTAAATTCAATGGAGCTTACTAGTAGCATTGAGAGCCTATACTACCGCACGCCGATCATCTCAAATTCCCCCATAATCCCAGCTTCTATCCTAACAAAAGCAAAAGCCAAAAATATCCGCTACATACCAATTATAGATCAAAATGGCATAGCAATAGCGATCAAAAATATCTATGAATCAAACAAAACAAAGCCAAATCAAGTGGTATTGATGGCAGGCGGACTTGGTATGAGACTTCGCCCACTTACTAGCAAAATCCCAAAGCCAATGCTCCATGTAGGGCCAAAGCCCATTTTACAAACCATAATCGAAAGCTTTACTTCTTATGGATACCTAAATTTTACAATATGCGTTAATTACCGCTCAGAGATTATCAAAGAGTATTTTGGCAATGGGGATAAATTTGGTATAAATATCAGCTACATTCACGAGAGCAAACGGCTAGGAACGGCTGGGGCTTTAAGCCTTATTGATAGACCACAAGATGAGTTTTTCGTGATGAATGCTGATCTGCTAACTAACGCTGATTTTAGCAAGCTTCACGACTATCACAACGCTCATAAATCCATAGCCACAATGTGCGTGCGAGAGTATGAGATGCAAGTGCCTTATGGGGTTGTAAATTTAGATGATAACACCATAAAATCCATCACAGAAAAGCCAAAATCCAAATTTCATGTAAGTGCTGGAATATATATGCTAAAGCCACAAATTTTGGATTTAATAGATAAAAATAGCTATCTTGATATGCCAGATCTATTTAATCAACTAGCCGCTAAAGGCCTTAACCCAAAGGCCTATCCAATTAGCGAAAAGTGGCTAGATATAGGTAGAATCGAGGAGTATAATACCGCAAATGAAATTTATAATGAGTTTTTCTCATGAAAGCACTCATCATCTCTATGGGTTCAATCGGGCTTAGACACTATGAAGTGCTAAGCAAAATGGGGATAAAAGCCCACGCCATATCATCGCAAAATATAGAAAATATCACTATTTACAAAGATTTACATGAGGTAAATTTAGAGATATATGACTATTTTATCATCGCTTCTGCGACGCATCTGCACTATGAGCATTTAAGCTATATTGACTCTAAAGCATCTGGCAAAATCATACTTTGCGAAAAGCCGTTATTTGATAAATTGAAGCCATTTAGCCCAAATAATCAAATTCTAATTGGCTATAATCTTAGATTTCACCCTTTGATATTAAAGCTAAAAGATATGCTAAAAAATGAAAAAATTCTATCCATTGAGGCACGATGCGGTCAATATCTACCTTCTTGGCGAAAAAG encodes:
- a CDS encoding thiol peroxidase, giving the protein MKKIAITSVLSSSLLFGALSESEILEIVKGGNSNLKYSIESRKNLPNTNYEEIKIKMSDGKNSVYTALYSDGKYIFPDIIDVKNRFSYLANFENEQNKIALKEASKSLGKVIKSLPKDSIITLGNDKDKEVKYLFTDPDCPYCRQDLELIENKLKNSNLKVILAPVASHGIPAIKKSIAILDEVKDAKDDASKIAILRKYFLPDAKEPQNISDKRVSQFKSQVDKIYATGAVRGVPTLIDEKDLGL
- the pseF gene encoding pseudaminic acid cytidylyltransferase — encoded protein: MKNLAIITARGGSKRIPRKNIKEFMGKPMIAYAIDACIKANIFDEIMVSTDDDEIASIAKNLGAKVPFMRSIKNSDDYATTNDVLIEVVDKYRSLGKNPSVICCVYPCVPFLNGDILRDAYDKFISSGADGLTPVVKFSFPIQRAFRIVDGFLRYNEPQNALKRSQDLEPMYHDAGMFYFHKTSNINSDNIMPYIIDESLAQDIDTMEDWNMAQIKFKVKNEL
- a CDS encoding sugar phosphate isomerase/epimerase family protein: MSYKIGLKLWSLNENYISPAKELFERGVYDYIELYAVPNSLDMIAKWKSLARNCGVKFAIHAPHFSSGLDFSNPNKLNYNLNLCEEVKIYSNELEALYTIFHPGIGGELLESIRQMKMIKDLKFAIENKPYIVPMEGGTAFCVGADFDSIKRILDEVGCDFCLDAGHALCSANFQGLNPYDYIAKLNELKPRIYHISDNDVKSKFDAHLHFGDGNIELDRVLSLLVGGEFLAIETIKDSKENLDDFIKDSNYLKNIIANFNDKAL
- the exbB gene encoding TonB-system energizer ExbB; translated protein: MEFLKEYIDHIIFATLGIMAFVACWCVIERVLFLKRVDIDNYQNQTELDNALSYNLTTLYIIYSNAPYVGLLGTVIGIMISFYDMSISATIDVKSVVLGLSLALKATALGLLVAIPSLIAYNYLLRGVNLISSKYQNRIES
- the exbD gene encoding TonB system transport protein ExbD, which translates into the protein MIKLPKNEGLNIIPFIDIILVVLAMVLSISTFIASGKIKVDLPSASSAKPLESKEKLTIIIDQDDKFYIDDTQISIDELSNKISITPKDTIVELKSDKEAKFDSFVKVIDILKLNHHENFAIITERAQ
- a CDS encoding energy transducer TonB; amino-acid sequence: MRYILNSTKTQSFCLTTILFLPFLWLGLNLLKPITPSISNDNSISLSQIIQAPSKQASPAPTHNIKPIIEPITKPLEAIKKPPIKKPRHRPKQAIKPATQPIPEQVAQMATTSANSQAPLAQVNSAEQIESFNISNSTNHPFLAAIKSAIDKEHRYPRMARKLRQQGEVVVKFTWTKDMKLKFLKIIKGSPYEILNDAALTTILDASKHFPKYDKTIEIQIPLVYKIS
- the pseI gene encoding pseudaminic acid synthase, producing the protein MNPFVIAEMSANHCGDKNLAFKIIKAAKDAGADAIKVQTYTADTITIDSRDEIFMTRDDELWAGQSLYELYQKAYTPWEWQGELKAYADEIGIEFFSTPFDFSAVDFLESINVSRYKIASFEAMDYPLIRYAAKHKKPMIISTGVSEIEEIYEAIEACKSVGNNDITILKCTSDYPAKIEDMNIATIADMVARFSPLGVKVGLSDHSMSLEVPICAVALGASVIEKHFTLDRALGGEDSGFSLNYDEFSAMAKAVKNAYKALGKVDYSFDEKNRKYARSLFVTKDIKKGEILTPQNIRSIRPAQGLHPKYYDEVIGKRATKDLKFAKPLEFSDFE
- the neuB gene encoding N-acetylneuraminate synthase, giving the protein MQKVYIIAEAGVNHNGSLDIAKALIDEAYRAGADAVKFQTFKAENLASKTALKASYQKQTTNANQSQYDMLKALELSYDDHVELISHAKSLGIDFLSTAFDIDSANMLYELGIKSFKIPSGEITNLPLLRTIAKFQKPIILSTGMATMSEIGDALSILTQYTKLENITILHANTQYPTPFCDVNLKAMNSIGAEFGVKFGYSDHTLGIYVPIGAVALGASVIEKHFTLDKTQNGPDHKASSEPNELKMMVDGIRAMEASLGDGIKRPSPSEIENINIVRKSIVAKRDIIKGEILNEQNITTKRSLLIGISPMKWDKVIGQIAKKDYKKDEII
- the neuC gene encoding UDP-N-acetylglucosamine 2-epimerase; the encoded protein is MRKICVITGSRAEYGLLYWLISELSISDSLRLQLVVTGSHLRSEYGNTYLEIQNEFNIDKKVDILNFSNDALGVCKSMGEAISKIGKALSELSPDIVVVLGDRYEIFCAAAAALVLGIPIAHIHGGELSAGAIDEAFRHSITKMANIHFTATKEYAKRVAQLGEDPKFIFNVGGMGIENIKRLKLLSKRKFQDSIKFKLNKKNILVTYHPLTTKKDSQDDFKEILKALSELKDTNIIFTKANSDAGGMAINKMIDEYVKSHPNSIAFASLGSLRYLSALKYVDIILGNSSSGLLEAPSLGVATINVGSRQDGRLKALSVIDTKPIKSQILKAIKLAYTSKFQKIVQKKQNPYGNSKPSKAIIKVLKNINLKGITVKKFKDIV
- a CDS encoding nucleotidyltransferase family protein, encoding MDINSIKLSPNSTIKEALKIINNGALQMALVVDENGALLGTISDGDIRRGLLNSMELTSSIESLYYRTPIISNSPIIPASILTKAKAKNIRYIPIIDQNGIAIAIKNIYESNKTKPNQVVLMAGGLGMRLRPLTSKIPKPMLHVGPKPILQTIIESFTSYGYLNFTICVNYRSEIIKEYFGNGDKFGINISYIHESKRLGTAGALSLIDRPQDEFFVMNADLLTNADFSKLHDYHNAHKSIATMCVREYEMQVPYGVVNLDDNTIKSITEKPKSKFHVSAGIYMLKPQILDLIDKNSYLDMPDLFNQLAAKGLNPKAYPISEKWLDIGRIEEYNTANEIYNEFFS